From a single Miscanthus floridulus cultivar M001 chromosome 8, ASM1932011v1, whole genome shotgun sequence genomic region:
- the LOC136468614 gene encoding uncharacterized protein produces the protein MVNPIISMKRLTKVLMDEDSGLNIIMETLNLQVVGFHGTYHAILGHPCYAKFIAVPNYTNLKLKMSGPCGVITINTSFQRAYECEVECCEHATAIVASKELVAIREEVVKEALDPKRSIRSFEPVEGAKEVLIDLNSFECKVVRIDTMLSSK, from the exons atggtcaACCCTATCATtagcatgaagcggctcaccaaggtgctaatggatgaagatagtggcctcaacatcat AATGGAGACCCTTAACTTacaggtggtcgggttccatgggacctaccacgccatcctaggacatccatgctacgcgaagttcatagcCGTCCCTAACTATACcaatctgaagttgaagatgtcaggtccatgtggggtcatcaccatcaacacctccttccagcgtgcctatgagtgcgaggttgagtgttGTGAACATGCCACGGCAATtgttgcctccaaagagcttgtggCCATCAGGGAGGAAGTCGTTAAAGAAGCACTCGACCCCAAGCGATCGATTAGGTCTTTTGAGCCtgtagagggcgccaaggaggtcctcatagacctcaACAGCTTTGAgtgcaaagtggtgcgcatcgacACCATGCTTtcttccaaatag